The following is a genomic window from Chanos chanos chromosome 1, fChaCha1.1, whole genome shotgun sequence.
ttcctctcatcgctggtttatgtcactttattattgtttagttcctttaggtttaccatacgtcgtcaccaatatttactgccctgctaagtggtggagtaagatcacaaacctggaatatttcaccttctccatatataatgactgaccacaacgctctggcagaggcgccgttcttttcccatatattatgactgaccacaacactctggcagaggcccgaccttatctcacatgccgtcccctaaagggccacacaggtctcttctttctgaacaaagagaacttgatgtttcttgcaatgcaaaggattgtatagatatagctgttaatataaattattacattgattcactcctataataatgaatacattattgttacattgtttatcatggttactacagtggttatcttaaaggagagtaatttTTCTCCAACAAGTGCGAGAAATTTAACAGCGAAACACAGTGAATCACATTCTCAAATAATTAAGAGTAGTCGAGTGTCTAGATGGGCGCAAATCCCGCAACAACGAGCTGTTTAAGCAAGTTTGGAAGAATATTCTATGCAGTGATGATGTAATTGTTATTATAAAGTTAGATTGTCTTAAGTAACTAATTGATCAAATCACTGACCTGAAGTGAAGCTATCGCTGCCCTGGCTCTTTAAAATACTTGAAAGTAAGCGTTCTTTTGACCACTCTACCATGATTTACTTGTGTATGAGTGGCTTAAAGATTTTTATATCGGAATGAACATCGTATAGGTCGGCGCAAGGTAATTTCTTCGCATTTGCAATGAATTCCGATTGTACGCTTGTGTCATGTAAATGCGCACAAACTATCCGATCGctttcatgtaaacagtacatCCGGAATCAGCAATAGGAATGATTTCAGTccgaatgaaaaaaaaatgtgtgcatgtaaccGTACTGACTAGTGGAAAATAGTTATTTTAAATATCCACTTCGTTTCTAATAAGGAATCCACACTGCTGGACTGACAAAGCATAACCCCTCTCATTAATGCTCATACACTCACCATGGACAGTCACATTTTAGGCAAAAAGGGGACAACTGAAAATAGTATGGTCATTCTGCATTCTGTAAATAGCTGCTTGAACACCCTGCACTCAACATTTTTTGCTCCAAATTGCTCTATTGTACCAACTTCAGATAGCTTGTAAACTGGTTAACTACCAAATGAAGCTAAGCCTGAAAATTGTGAAAACAGTAGCATTTTAACTGGTAacaatacacattttatttataataattagccatatttaattatttagttGTTCTTTTGTTATGGTTTAACTTTAGTGAGTTAGCAAGGTTTCTGCATGTATTTATGTGGCACCAACTGCTGTTAGGGAGTTAATGATATGAATGgctattttttaaattcattgaTAATTCACAGCACATTTTGTAGTGTAGCGTTTAAAAGATGAATGGATGGTTGGTTCCTTGCATGGCTGTTTTATGGTTAAGGTCGGTCAGGCTTATAGCCAGagtctggatgcatgtgcaggttaTTATGCATTTTGTTCAAGTGAAACATGACCAAAAGTTATAGAacttacaaaaatacacaggaACAACAACCAGAGATCCAAATAAAAGGGaaccaccaaacacaacaccagGTTTACGCCAAACAATGCAAACCAAAGAAACAGGGAACACCAAGGAATACTTATACAAGGACAAGCAAGGCTAGaactaaagacaggtgaaaactgaactgaacttaacAGGGCTAAACCAAAAGAGGACTAAACCAGGGGACAAACAGGAATCAACCAAGCGCACCAAAGAACCAAAACTGGCCACcagagggggggggaaatgaGAAACCAAGGAACAGGAAGGAGTAGGGTGTGACATCATCACAAGACTCAGAAACAAGTGTCGAATGATAAATTTTGATATAAAATCCAAGCATCTTCTCTCCTTAGAAGGCATTGTCCACTGTTGGAGGACAAGGGCAAGGgccacacagatacatataagGCCAGcaacagagggagaaatgattCTTTAACTATGATCCTCAGTGCTTGCCTTCTTATAATTGATTCCCTGAGCCCTTAGGATTTAAGCTGAATTCCTATCAATCAAATCAGGCTGTGGCACACAGTTTGTAAATTTCATTAATCTTACTGTTCACAGTAGACAGAGGGAACTGTGTATTATATTATCAAAGTatgttttgttgaatttttcatcCTCAGTTCCCAGCTCTCCTGAGAACTGAGACATTTCTTGTTTCGCAGCATCTTATTTCccagtttccctttttttttcctgtgtaggTCACTGTCCTCAGGGTCATTTGGTGAATGTGACAGGACCCAAAACCAACACAGGCATGGAGTATGGAACATCCTACCCTTATGGTGCATGGGGTCAGGATGCAAATCCACCTGCAGGGAAAGAGAACTGGTTCTGGCTGGTGGCACTCACCAGCAGTAACGTGTATGCCAACTACATCCGTGAGTACAGCAGTCTGAGTTCTCTGATTGCTGGCGTGAAGGTTGGAGACGTGGTCATCGCCTCTTCCAAccccaccaccaacaccatccAGGGACCCAACGTGGTCATGTACGGTGACGCGCTTTATTATGGATGCTACAACTCACACTCCATCTGTCGCTTCAACATGACCCAGCGTGCTGTCACCACTGTTTCCCTGCCAAAAGATTCAGGGTTTAATAACAAATTCCCTTTCTGCCATCTACAAGCGTGCTATGTCTACACTGACTTGGACCTGGCCACTGATGAGTCCGGTGTCTGGGTTATGTACACCTCACCAGACAACTTTGGCAATGTGATCATCCGCAAGGTAGAGGCCGGGAGCCCTCCGGCCCTGGGCCGCACATGGAACACCTCTTTGCACAAGCGCACGGCCACCAACACCTTCATGGCATGTGGAGTTCTCTATGCCACACGTTACCtggacaaagaaacagaggagatctTCTACTCCTTTGACACAGTGACTGGCCAGGAGCGCTATGACCTGCACATTCACATCAAAAAACCGTACACCAACATCCAATCCCTCAACTACAGCCCTCGAGATCGAATGCTGTATGTCTACAGTGACGCGTACCTCCTCACGTACAATGTCATATTTGAATAAGTCACTGTGCCAATCACAAATTCAAGGCTATTTTACTACTTGCACATGTGAGAGATTTAAAATTCTGTTGCTTACACATAAATAAAGTGAATGGTTCCAAAAGCAACATGGATTATCTCAGTGTGTTCAATGTTTTAATTAACTGATACCAGAGCTTTGTTTAGTTGGTGAAATGGTCATAAAAAATGGACAAGGGCTGACATTAATTTTAGTCTTTGCTGTGTGACAAGGCTGTGACCTTTAATCATTAGTGTTTTATAGAAGCACATCAACTCTTCTATTACAACATTCTCTCATATTGCAACTTGTTCAGTAGTATTAAACTCTTCTTTCAGTGATATGTGGCCTAAAAGTCTAGAAAGTGAATGCAACCAGCAATGAAAGGTTGTGTATTCACTTTTTTATTTGccacacagtacagagacagaaacatgttacaagaactttttttaaaattgtgctTAGGGCCAGCCCTAATATTTCTTTAGTCTGAGCATTGATAGGGACTCCAAGGAATTGATTGCTCTATGCAAAGCAATGGCAAGTGTAAAGCACACCTCTACTGTCAGCCTGTCTGGGGCTGCTAGACTTGTCTATGGAGCACTTTATGATACCGAAATAGTGAAAGGTATAGGGTGAATGGGAAGCCCTGTCCTTAGAAGACAGGAAGCACCCCGCTCTTCTCATTACATCACCTCCTGCCCCTGGATGGGAGAGCTATGTGCCTgatgtttcacacagacaggaaagacaTGTTGACACTGAAGTATGAGTGAGAAAAGTAagatgtttcctctttttttgtccacaTTAACTGATAAGCAGTAGTTAAGCCAATTATTTCTCAGTTGATATTCTCAGTTCTATTATCACCTTGTGAACTATAGATAATGCTTCACACTGGACACATTTGGTTCTCATTTGCACCCTCCAGTGATATTTCTGGCTCATACATCTTAGTGTCCCTCAGATATATTTCATGTTGGTCTTGTTCTGCTTTTCTTGTTACTCTTCATTCTGTTTGAGGGCTGCATATGCAGTGTGTGCACTAAATGTTGGAATTCTCTATTCATACTCTCACAAGTGATATGAAAACAGTTTATCAGTCTGTCAGACTTTACAGCAGATTTATAGAGAACACAAGACAAGTGCAAACTACTGAGAATATCTAGTGTGTTATGTTTGGGTGCATTATGTGTATTTTAGGAAATTACTGAACTGTTTATTGTcccataaagagagaaatacttctcttgtatttgctttttattgtatttcagcacatgtttatgttttgccTCTAACTTGATTGTGCTATTGTTTTAAAcacatgttttgaaaatgaatattgtACAGTTTCTAAGGATGAATTGAAAAAGTATCATTACctgatcatttatttttatctaaGGAGTCATGGGTAGAGAATACTAAAACCCACACTACAAACTACATTCATTATAAGCCTGTTGAAGTATGACCCTAAACTTGCATGAAAGTTAAGTTAGATGGGTTTGGAGAGATGAATCACACCGTAAGCAACGTAAAGAAATTTTAATGGATGTCACAAGCAAAGCAGGCATTTCTTTTATTGTGAAGAAAATATCTGTATTTAACAGCCTCACCTACAGCAAAGGAAACTCAacaacttcattcattcattcactcatactctaagccgcttatcctcatcagggttgcagggggtgctggagcctatcccagtgctcattgggcgaaagacggggaaacaccctggacaggttgccagtccatcgtgGACTCAACAACTTGGAGCATCTAATAATATGGAACTGAGTCAGGGGTATTAGCTtccaagaggaagaagagagtcATCTACCCCCAAAGCCAAATGTTTGACAGAGCACAACTGAAAACCCCACCCTAtctaatattttttgtttgtttgttttttcactgggCGGcgcggtggcgcagtgggtagcgctgttgcctcacagcaagaaggtcctttctgtgtttgcatgttgtcctagtgtctgtgtgggtttcctccaggagctctggtttcctcccacagtccaaagacatgcaggttaggcgaattggagacactaaattgcccctaggtgtgtctgccctgccatggactggcgacctgtccaggatgtttccctgccttttgccctatgagcgctgggattaGGATAAttcactgaccccccccccttttctgttTCACGTAACAGAATGCATATTATGCCTTGACAACGTAATGGCATAAACTCAGAATAAAGCTTGATAAGCCAGTAGATAACCATCATTGTACATATAGAGCTTCCTGTCAATGGGGTTGTACCTCAAACTAGCCACACCTGCCGACACCTTTTcaagggggagagacagagtgttgtCCTCGTTCCCTGTTGCTGTATCGAAGGCGTAAAACACCTCCTCGCGGTAAGTGTCAGCATAACGAGTGGCATAGAGAACCCCACAGACCATGAAGGCGTTGGTGACTGACTTTTTGAAGAGACGCGTTTTCCAGGTATGAGTGATGTTGAACGTTTCTGTGTCCAGGCGGCTTAGCACGATGTTTCCATGGTTACTCTCCGTGGCATAAATCACCCACAAACCTTGCTCGTCTGTAGATAGATCGATATCAGTGTAGTCTCGGCAGCTGTAGTAACAATACGGGAACTTGTTGTTGATGCCAGCGTTGGGCAGCGTTAAACGATTTGTTTCTTCGGATTCTAGATCATAACGACATATTTCATCTTTGTTGTAACACTGGTAATAAACCGCTCCCCCATATAACACCGTTCCAGGACCTTGAATTCCGCCGGCATAACTGTAACCGGCAGCAACATTTACATCCTTGTAGTTCTTCGACGCCATGAAGTCATTATATGACGGATACAACCGTATCGTGTAATCGTATATGTCACTGTATCTCAGAGGCTGGATCCAGTACACGCCTTCACTCTCTCGTTTGGATTCGCGACCCCAGGCCCCAGAGACGTATGACTTATCGAACGGATTCAGTTTAGTGGTCA
Proteins encoded in this region:
- the LOC115825568 gene encoding olfactomedin-4-like, whose translation is MLLLLLLLTSTGLGHAVKVTGQEKTDGSCLCEVNTNTWAFPTQKFEKVDQLVQDCGANLQKLQNQVTQTNGELPKIQAIIKNVTARIEPLRYLDTKGIHNALHLRQLSQDLEEISQMINTAHSENQNAETQKLKEEVVKIQEEVKKMFKDDTFNLETTREKLRSLHNRVQSCRTIPDDFRSPCHQRLMSNISSPVTTKLNPFDKSYVSGAWGRESKRESEGVYWIQPLRYSDIYDYTIRLYPSYNDFMASKNYKDVNVAAGYSYAGGIQGPGTVLYGGAVYYQCYNKDEICRYDLESEETNRLTLPNAGINNKFPYCYYSCRDYTDIDLSTDEQGLWVIYATESNHGNIVLSRLDTETFNITHTWKTRLFKKSVTNAFMVCGVLYATRYADTYREEVFYAFDTATGNEDNTLSLPLEKVSAGVASLRYNPIDRKLYMYNDGYLLAYQALF
- the LOC115823172 gene encoding olfactomedin-4-like yields the protein MKLMLFSVYMIVAVPSILSRAVKASSCVCDLKNSEPPFPLEKLQNVEKAATKCTESITSKQMLEVDALLLGVTHRLRQLEQDVSVLERDDDGDLYGAVSLRIIEIELAEILESVKKLNNISLGHQSLASNTLKDLQAMTAEMEELERFDHTRVVSKQRENQRLKRELTECRDELQATPLPPTPEPGHCPQGHLVNVTGPKTNTGMEYGTSYPYGAWGQDANPPAGKENWFWLVALTSSNVYANYIREYSSLSSLIAGVKVGDVVIASSNPTTNTIQGPNVVMYGDALYYGCYNSHSICRFNMTQRAVTTVSLPKDSGFNNKFPFCHLQACYVYTDLDLATDESGVWVMYTSPDNFGNVIIRKVEAGSPPALGRTWNTSLHKRTATNTFMACGVLYATRYLDKETEEIFYSFDTVTGQERYDLHIHIKKPYTNIQSLNYSPRDRMLYVYSDAYLLTYNVIFE